One segment of Theobroma cacao cultivar B97-61/B2 chromosome 9, Criollo_cocoa_genome_V2, whole genome shotgun sequence DNA contains the following:
- the LOC108663213 gene encoding uncharacterized protein LOC108663213: MKESSPSRLRKNCSNPPRKLKLVCSFNGAFHPRPPSGKLRYTGGETRIISVDRNIGFLKLRAKIVDLCPNVMSFWLKYQVAVAYVDVHRGLVVIESNEDVKCMVEEYEKLELYGKRARLWVFVCSNGLEGHFYKGQVDDKVTKNVGNGGNGLRYGDDSLRKMVLKQQLLAKQTGRIGGIQGVSVFDVNESGKGLASCGKNQKFDYPLPDLGSEERRVFLSEEDPCGKNLLDCEMRNLRSQMCPLKPRDGNLRVENNCSMQFLPGQSSGVLCNGLGISGQPDAASQGLKPPNNSGVISMCNGFDAKHDLWNSEQGSLSNFNTENIMPWAANSNPVNTHLEPVYYNNPWAESPYSIKAREAAWGFQNVLRNHKFSKNSISNQGTYPYYFQNHRNNLLGLRYHRIVKLDGRLSSGKFYLGPKPNSNISKQGHFLRSCCSSLWKPSPGLPEHASLEVASMMNPGFSDPDFRYEYSNPKACHLAYYSAWASIGSQFLFTNNDSNGPTPGIKMMHAKQYLMVGQNHGLEVPYRTPFENCHAAPIFCEPIHCNLQSSRSAADSQDVSTNSALSNDMGYSNGKEFVCNTQLSDAEACKNVKSNYKDGDGTHNLQGEVASSVDLLCNLSLSLSKGVQPRAHSSHGSNNVSDALITPQSKPLDLMDEVQIDKGPQVDQSSGNGSNPSPKNMDGLEKDHIQVEAMQHDLLSDLKIDEKKEANEGRKCFKVIGRISSGMTAFFTHLATRELQTIKSSDLEYIKELGAGAYGTVFYGKWKGSDVAIKRLKPSCFSEGSVEEERLENIHKTFLQYCFCATFSDWSSLMFM, from the exons ATGAAAGAGTCTTCTCCTTCTCGTCTTCGCAAGAACTGCTCAAACCCAccaagaaaactcaagcttgtTTGCAGTTTCAATGGCGCATTCCACCCCAGACCTCCTTCTGGAAAGCTTCGTTATACTGGTGGCGAGACTCGTATTATATCCGTTGATAGAAACATTGGGTTCTTGAAACTTCGGGCAAAGATTGTGGATCTTTGTCCAAACGTAATGTCTTTTTGGTTGAAGTACCAGGTGGCTGTAGCTTACGTGGATGTGCACAGGGGTTTGGTCGTGATAGAATCGAATGAGGATGTCAAGTGCATGGTGGAAGAGTACGAGAAGCTGGAGTTGTACGGTAAGAGAGCAAGGCTTTGGGTTTTTGTTTGTAGTAATGGGCTTGAAGGGCATTTTTATAAGGGTCAGGTTGATGATAAAGTGACAAAGAATGTGGGGAATGGTGGTAATGGTTTAAGGTACGGTGATGATTCTTTAAGAAAAATGGTTTTGAAACAGCAGTTATTGGCTAAACAGACGGGTAGAATTGGTGGAATTCAGGGTGTTTCGGTTTTCGATGTTAATGAGAGTGGAAAGGGATTAGCATCTTGTGGTAAGAATCAAAAGTTTGATTACCCACTTCCCGATTTAGGGTCTGAGGAACGAAGAGTTTTTCTGAGTGAAGAAGACCCATGTGGAAAAAACTTGTTAGATTGTgaaatgagaaatttgagGTCTCAGATGTGTCCATTGAAACCTAGGGATGGAAATCTGCGTGTGGAAAATAATTGTTCAATGCAATTTCTGCCAGGGCAATCAAGTGGTGTTCTATGTAATGGACTTGGGATTTCAGGTCAGCCTGATGCAGCGTCACAGGGTTTAAAGCCACCAAATAATTCTGGTGTGATTTCAATGTGTAATGGTTTTGATGCTAAGCATGATTTATGGAACAGTGAGCAAGGGTCATTGAGTAATTTTAATACAGAGAACATCATGCCATGGGCTGCTAATTCTAATCCAGTGAACACTCATCTGGAACCAGTATATTACAACAATCCATGGGCTGAAAGTCCCTATAGTATAAAAGCTAGAGAGGCAGCGTGGGGTTTTCAGAATGTGCTCCGGAACCATAAGTTCAGCAAGAATAGTATCAGTAATCAGGGGACGTATCCATACTATTTCCAGAATCATAGGAACAACCTATTGGGGTTAAGGTACCATCGAATTGTTAAACTGGATGGAAGGCTTTCAAGTGGGAAATTCTATCTTGGGCCAAAACCAAATTCCAACATCTCAAAGCAAGGGCATTTTTTGAGGTCATGCTGCTCAAGTTTGTGGAAGCCTTCGCCTGGTCTTCCTGAGCATGCCTCATTAGAGGTGGCAAGCATGATGAATCCTGGTTTTAGTGATCCTGATTTTCGATATGAATATTCAAATCCCAAGGCATGTCATTTAGCTTATTACAGTGCATGGGCTAGCATAGGTAGTCAATTTCTATTTACCAATAATGATAGTAATGGTCCAACTCCTGGTATAAAAATGATGCATGCCAAACAATATCTCATGGTTGGACAGAATCATGGGCTTGAAGTTCCCTATCGGACTCCCTTTGAGAATTGCCATGCAGCACCCATATTTTGTGAACCAATTCACTGCAATCTTCAGAGCAGCCGATCCGCTGCTGATTCACAAGATGTCAGTACAAACTCTGCCTTGTCAAATGATATGGGCTATAGCAATGGAAAAGAATTCGTGTGCAATACCCAGTTGTCTGATGCAGAAGCATGTAAGAATGTAAAAAGCAACTATAAGGATGGCGATGGCACTCATAATTTGCAAGGTGAAGTTGCATCTTCAGTTGATCTTTTGTGTAACCTTTCATTGTCATTATCCAAAGGAGTGCAACCTCGTGCCCATTCTTCTCATGGTAGCAACAATGTTTCTGACGCCTTGATCACGCCTCAATCAAAGCCTTTAGATCTCATGGATGAAGTGCAGATCGACAAAGGCCCTCAAGTTGATCAATCAAGTGGAAACGGATCTAATCCTTCACCCAAGAACATGGATGGATTGGAAAAGGATCACATCCAAGTAGAAGCAATGCAACATGACCTTCTATctgatttaaaaattgatgaaaag aAAGAAGCTAACGAAGGTAGAAAATGCTTTAAGGTGATTGGAAGAATCTCAAGTGGCATGACTGCATTTTTTACTCATCTTGCTACTAGAGAGCTTCAG ACTATTAAGAGTTCAGACTTGGAATACATAAAAGAACTTGGTGCGGGTGCATATGGAACTGTCTTCTATGGAAAATGGAAGGGGTCTGATGTTGCAATTAAGAGGTTAAAGCCAAGTTGCTTCTCCGAAGGTTCAGTGGAGGAGGAGCGATTGGAAAATATCCATAAGACATTTCTACAGTACTGCTTTTGTGCAACTTTCTCCGATTGGTCATCTCTAATGTTTATGTGA
- the LOC18588712 gene encoding uncharacterized protein LOC18588712 — protein MIPKPLRVLSRGAAIIFGGVLTLNLAATVAVGALRSVAENKRKKFALPCGVCKGKGFYVCKLCNGNATIKWSPLYDPIHINPCVCPTCDGNRVQRCLNCIGKGYS, from the exons ATGATCCCAAAGCCATTGCGCGTCTTGAGCAGAGGCGCTGCTATAATTTTTGGAGGAGTTCTGACTCTCAATCTTGCTGCTACTGTTGCTGTTGGTGCACTTCGTTCTGTAGCTGAAAATAAACGG AAAAAGTTTGCCTTGCCTTGTGGAGTTTGTAAGGGGAAAGGATTTTACGTATGCAAGCTGTGCAATGGAAATGCTACGATAAAGTGGTCACCTTTGTATGACCCTATTCATATTAACCCTTGTGTTTGCCCTACTTGTGATGGTAACAG GGTGCAGCGCTGCCTAAACTGCATTGGGAAAGGTTATAGTTGA
- the LOC18588713 gene encoding polyol transporter 5: MAPLENNSAMAPLENNSSNEVPGPRKSRLNKYAFAAALLASTTSVLLGYDIGVMSGAIIYIKEYIHISTIEVEILVGSLNVCSLIGSLLAGKTSDWIGRRYTIVLAAATFFIGAILMGLAPSFAFLMAGRVIAGIGVGYSLMIGPVYTTELSPATSRGFLSSLPELFITIGILIGYLSNYFLASLPDHINWRIMLGLAGFPAIAIGFGVVLMPESPRWLVMKGRYDEANKILGKTSDTEEEAELRLEEMKRAASNLGCENSSHFSGKGVWKELLLRPSRPLRRILVAAIAINFFMQASGNDAVVYYSPEVFKAAGIHNKKKLFGITVIMGLSKTFFVLVSALFLDRFGRRPLLMIGTIGMVVSLVGLGLGSKFLGENDIKPTWAIVLSIIAVCADLSFFSIGLGPITWVYSSEIFPMKYRAQGSSIAVSVNRVVSGVVSMTFLTIAHKITFAGVFFILAGTMTVATIFFFIFLPETKGKTLEEIEALFEDKVSS; this comes from the exons ATGGCTCCCTTGGAAAACAATTCTGCTATGGCTCCCCTGGAAAACAATTCATCCAATGAAGTCCCTGGACCTAGAAAGTCTCGTCTCAACAAATATGCCTTTGCAGCTGCTCTGCTGGCTTCCACAACTTCAGTTCTACTCGGATATG ATATTGGTGTGATGAGCGGCGCAATCATTTACATCAAGGAATACATCCACATTTCTACAATTGAAGTAGAGATCCTGGTTGGTTCATTGAATGTATGTTCATTGATTGGCTCACTGCTTGCTGGGAAGACATCTGATTGGATTGGTCGACGTTATACCATAGTGTTAGCAGCAGCAACATTTTTCATAGGTGCAATTCTAATGGGGTTAGCACCATCTTTTGCATTCTTGATGGCTGGGAGAGTGATTGCTGGTATTGGCGTCGGTTACTCCCTCATGATAGGTCCAGTTTACACTACGGAGCTTTCTCCGGCTACAAGCCGAGGATTTCTCTCATCACTTCCTGAGCTTTTCATAACTATAGGAATTCTGATTGGTTACCTATCTAACTATTTCTTAGCTAGTCTTCCAGATCATATAAATTGGAGAATAATGCTTGGGTTAGCAGGATTTCCAGCAATTGCCATTGGTTTTGGTGTCGTGCTGATGCCAGAGTCTCCTAGGTGGCTTGTCATGAAAGGGCGGTACGACGAAGCAAATAAGATTCTAGGAAAAACTTCAGACACAGAGGAGGAAGCTGAATTAAGActtgaagaaatgaaaagggCAGCTTCAAACTTGGGTTGTGAAAATTCAAGCCACTTTAGTGGGAAAGGTGTTTGGAAGGAGTTGTTGTTAAGACCGTCTCGTCCCCTTCGTAGAATTCTTGTTGCAGCCATTGCCATCAACTTTTTCATGCAGGCCTCAGGCAACGATGCTGTTGTTTATTACAGTCCCGAAGTGTTCAAGGCCGCTGGAATCCACAACAAGAAAAAGCTTTTTGGAATTACAGTAATCATGGGACTTAGCAAGACATTCTTTGTTCTGGTTTCTGCTCTTTTCTTAGACCGGTTTGGAAGGCGACCACTCCTAATGATAGGAACTATTGGGATGGTTGTTTCGTTGGTAGGGTTAGGCTTGGGATCAAAATTTCTGGGAGAGAATGACATTAAGCCAACCTGGGCAATTGTTTTGAGTATAATTGCAGTTTGTGCTgatctttccttcttttccaTTGGGCTTGGCCCCATTACATGGGTGTATTCTTCTGAGATTTTTCCGATGAAGTACCGAGCACAAGGCAGCAGCATTGCAGTGTCAGTGAACAGGGTGGTGAGTGGAGTTGTGTCCATGACCTTCCTAACCATTGCACACAAGATTACCTTTGCTGGagttttcttcattcttgctGGGACTATGACAGTGGCgaccattttcttcttcattttcttgcCTGAAACAAAAGGTAAAACCCTGGAAGAGATTGAGGCTCTTTTTGAGGATAAAGTTTCCTCTTGA
- the LOC18588711 gene encoding serine/threonine-protein kinase STY8, whose protein sequence is NFLFDFNQVADFWREAYILGQLHHPNIVAFYGVVTDGPLTSLATVVEYMVNGSLKQVLRRKDRTIDRRRRLIIAMDAAFGMEYLHEKNIVHFDLKSHNFLVNMRDPHQPMCKIGDLGLSKIKQKTLISGGVRGTIPWMAPELLNTKNNMVTEKVDVYSFGIVMWELLTGEEPYADLHSEEVLAGIIKVTLRPKIPSWCDPAWRSLMERFWSTDLDSRPVFSEIAKELHTMSAAMKI, encoded by the exons AactttttgtttgattttaatcAGGTTGCTGACTTCTGGAGGGAAGCATATATTCTAGGTCAGCTTCACCATCCAAATATAGTGGCATTCTATGGTGTAGTTACAGATGGCCCTTTGACGAGTTTGGCTACTGTGGTAGAGTACATGGTGAATGGCTCCCTGAAACAAGTTCTGAGAAGAAAAGATCG CACTATTGATCGCCGAAGGAGGTTAATAATAGCCATGGATGCAGCCTTTGGGATGGAATATCTACATGAGAAGAACATTGttcattttgatttaaaatctcATAACTTCCTTGTTAATATGCGTGATCCTCACCAACCAATGTGCAAG ATTGGTGATCTAGGCTTATCAAAAATTAAACAGAAGACACTCATCTCTGGTGGAGTTCGAGGAACTATACCATGGATGGCACCAGAGCTTCTGAACACAAAGAACAACATGGTAACAGAGAAG GTTGATGTGTACTCATTTGGAATAGTCATGTGGGAACTCTTAACCGGAGAGGAACCTTACGCTGATTTGCACTCAGAGGAAGTATTAG CTGGTATAATCAAGGTCACTCTTCGACCTAAAATCCCTAGCTGGTGTGACCCAGCATGGAGATCATTGATGGAGAGGTTCTGGTCAACTGATCTTGACTCAAGGCCTGTCTTCTCAGAGATCGCCAAAGAGTTGCATACCATGTCAGCAGCCATGAAAATTTAG